A stretch of DNA from Cellulomonas fengjieae:
CGCAGTGCGCCGCGTGAGGGGGCGACGGGCGTCGCGGTCCGGTCCATCGTCCGTCCTGTCGGCAGGGGGAACGTCGTGCGCACCAGCCTGCCGCCCGGGCGCGGGTTCCGCAGGTCGGTCCCGAGCTACCCCGCGTCGCGCGGACTGCCCAGCAGCCGGTCCAGGTAGGGGTTGCTGAAGACCCCGTCGGGGTCCGCCTGCGCCCGGACGCGCTGGGCGTCGGCGAACCGCGGGTACAGCTCGGCCAGCCGCTCGGCCTCGAGCCAGTGCATCTTGCCCCAGTGCGGGCGCCCGTCCACCTGGGCGACGATCCGCTCGACCGCGTCGAAGTAGCGCGCGTACGGCAGCCGGACGTACTGGTGCACCGCGATGTAGGCCGTGTCGCGACCGTGCGCCGTGGAGAGCCACAGGTCGTCCGCCGCGGCGAACCGCACCTCGAGGGGGAACGGGAGAAGCTCCCCGCTCGACTCGATCCAGGAGACGATCTCGCGCAGCACCGGCGCCACCTGGTCACGTGGCAGTGCGTACTCCATCTCGCGGAACCGGACCCGGCGTGACGAGACGAAGACGGAGGCGGACGGCGCGGTGTACCGGCGCCGGCTGATCGTCCGGGTGGCGATGTCGTTGACCGACCGGGTGAGCGACGGCGCCAGGGTCGCGATCGAGTTGGCCAGCGCGAAGGCGCCGTTCGCGATCACCTCGTCCTCCAGCCACCCGCGCACCCGGGGCAGCGGCAGCTCGACGTCGTCGGCCACCCGGTTGTTGCGCTTGGTGAGCGTGCGGTCGGTGTGCGGGAACCAGTAGAACTCGAAGTGGTCGTTGGCCTCGACGAGCCCGTCCGGCCCGTCGAGCTGCTCCAGGACGTCGCCGAGCAGCCACGGCTCCTCGCGAGCCTCGAGGCGGTACGCCGGGACGACCTCGAGCGTCACGGTGCCGAGCACGCCGACGGTGCCCAGGCCGAGGCGGGCCAGCTCGAACAGCTCGGGCTCCTGCGTCGCGGAGGTCTGCACGACGTCGCCGGTCGCCGTCACCAGCTCGGCACCGACGACCTGCGTCGCGAGCCCGCCGAGACGCGCGCCGGTGCCGTGGGTCCCGGTCGAGATCGCCCCGGCCAGGGTCTGCTTGTCGATGTCCCCGAGGTTGCGCATGGCCAGGCCGCGCTCCGCGAGCAGCGCGTTGAGCGCACCCAGCCGGATGCCGGCGCCGACCGTGACGTGCGTCGAGCCGTCGGCCTGTGACACGACACGCTCAAGAACGTCCAAGGCGTCCACACGAATGTGCACGCCGTCCGTCGTGGCCACCGGGGTGAAGGAGTGCCCGCTGCCGACCGCCCGTACGCGCAGCCCGTCGGCCACCGCCCGACGGACGTCCGCGGAGAGTTCGTGCAGGTCACGAGGGTGGCAGACGCGCTGCGGGGTGGCGGTGGCGGTGCGCGCCCAGTTGCGCCAGACACGGGTGGCCAGCGGTTGTCCCATAATGCCGAACCCTCGTCCTGGGCACTCGTCCAAGTCAAGTGCCACATTTCCTTGACTATCGTGACAAGTGCTATTGAAATGTGCACCTGGGGGAGGCGGGGTCCTACCCATCGCGGCCGTGCCGGTCGCTGGTGGGAGGTCGTCGCCAAGAGGGAGGGATCGCCGTCATGAACCGTTTGCCTGTGGCCGAGAGGCGCGAGCAGCTCATCGAGGCTGCGCTCGCCGTCGCAAGCAGGGACGGCATCGACGCCGCCACCGTGCGTGCCATCGCCGCCGAGGCGGGGGTCTCGCTCGGGGTCGTGCACTACTGCTTCCAGGACAAGGACGAGCTGCTGCGCGCGATGGCCCACGCCATCACGACCGCCAACCTGGAACGCAGCCTGGGCGAGGCGCTCGCCGAAGCCCAGACCGCCGAGTCGGTGATCGAGCGCGCCCTGGACGCCCTCTGGACCGGGATCCGCGAGTCGCGCGGCCCGCAGCTGCTCAGCTACGAGCTGACCACGTCCTCGCTGCGCCACCCCGAGCTCAACCAGGTCGCCATCGAGCAGTACCGGGGCCAGTGGGCGGCCGCCGAGCACGTGCTGGAGCTCGTCGAGCGGTCGGCGCAGGTCAGCTGGTCCGTACCCCGCGGTGCCCTCGCACGGACCGTCGTCGCCATGATCGACGGCTACTCGCTGGCCTGGCTCGTGGACGGTGACAGCGAGGCGGCGCTGTCGGGCCTGCAGCGGATCGGTCGGTACCTGGCCACGGTCACGGTGCCGGCCCCGGTGGCGGACACCGCCGCGACCCCCGCGTGACCGCGACCCTGTCCGAGACGGCCCGACGGGCGCGCGTCGCGGCGTCGAGCGGGTTCGCCGCCCAGGGCTTCGTGTACGCCACGCTGCTGACCAACCTCAACAGGTTCAAGGACCGGTACGGCGTCGACGACGGGCAGATCACGCTCGTGGTCCTCGGCGTCTGCGTCATGGCGGCGCTCGGCACCCTGGTGGCCGACCGGGTGGCACGGACCGAGAGCGGGAGCCGCGCCGTGCTCGGTGTGGGGCTGCTCGTCATCGCGGCGGCGGTCGTCGTCGCCTCCGTCGCGCCGGGCTTCGGCGTGCTGGTGGCCGGGTTCCTGGTCTTCGGCGTCGGCATGGGCATGGTGGACGCGGGCACGAACATGCAGGCCGTGGCCATCCAGCACGAGTACGGGCGGTCGCTGCTCACCGGGTTCTACGCGTCGTGGTCGGTGGGCGGCATCATCGGCGCCGTGCTCGTCGCGGTCACCGCCGGTCGGGTGCCCGACGAGCCCGTCGCGGTGGCCACCCTGACCGGCGCGCTCGTCGCGGGCGCCGCGTCCGTGCTCGTCCTGGCTTCCGGATGGCGGGGCGCGACCGTCGCGGTGCGCGCGGACGGCGTCGCCAGGCCTGACGAGGCCCTCGCCTTCCCCGCCGCGGACGGGAGCAAGCCCCTGGTCCCGTGGGGAGCCGTGGTCCTGCTCGGGCTCGGCGTGGTCGCGTTCTACGTCGCCGACACCGCGATCTCCACGTGGAGCACGATCTACCTCGACGACGTCATGCTCGCCTCCGCATCCTTCGCGCCCCTCGGCTACGCCGCGTACCTCACCACCACGCTCGGCTCCCGGCTCGCCGGGGACCCGCTGGTGCGCCGGTGGGGACGGGTCGTCGTCCTGCGCGGTGGCGCGCTCGTCGGTGCCGCCGGGCTGGTGCTCGTCGTCGCGGCGCCGGGACAGTGGGCCGCGCTCGCCGGCTTCGCGGTGGCCGGTGCGGGCCTCGGTGTCATCGCGCCGCTGTGCTTCTCCGCGGCGGGCGACGTCGCTCCGGGGCACGCGGACGCGGTGGTCGCGCGGCTCAACGTCTTCAACTATGTGGGCGCGGTGCTCGGTGGCGTGCTCGTGGGCGCGATCGGCAGCACGTCGTCGCTCGGGCTCGGGTTCATCGTCCCGATCGTCCTCGTGGTGGCCGTGGCGGTCCTGGCCGGCCGGTTCGGTGTGGCGCGACGGGTCGGGACGCCCGCGACGGCCGGCTCAGGAGCAGGTGGGTGACGCGCACCCTGGGTGAGCGCCTCGACCAGGCGACACGGGGCCTGGCTGCGCCGCTGGCCGTCCTGGACGCCGACGCCCTGGACGCCAACGCCGCCGACCTCGTGCGGCGCGCCGCCGGCACGCCGATCCGGGTCGCCAGCAAGTCCGTCCGCGTGCGCGGCGTCCTCGAGCGGGTGCTGGAGCTGCCGGGGTTCGCCGGGGTGATGGGGTACTCGGTGCGCGAGGCGCTCTGGCTCGTCGGTCAGGGGTTCGACGACGTCCTCGTGGGCTACCCGAGCGTCGACACCGGCGCGCTGGACGCGCTCGCCGCGGACCCCGTCGCCGCCGCCGCGGTGACGCTGATGGTCGACGACCTGTCCCAGGTGGAGTTGGCCGCGCGCGCCGCCCGGGGCCACGGCACGACGCTGCGGCTGTGCCTCGACGTCGACGCGTCCCTGAGGCTGCGGCTCGGTCCGGTGACCGCGCACCTGGGTGTGCGGCGCTCGCCGGTCCACTCGGCCGTCGACGCCGCGCGGCTCGCCTCGGCGGTCGCCGACCGGCCCGGCGTCGACGTGGTCGGCGTCATGTTCTACGAGGCCCAGGTGGCGGGGCTGCCCGACTCGTCACCGGCCGTGCGGGCGGTCAAGCGACTCTCCATCCGAGACCTGGCCGTCCGCCGCGCCGCGGTGGTGACCGCCGTACAGGACGCGGTGGGCCACGAGCTGTCGCTGATCAACTCCGGGGGCTCCGGCTCGGTGGGCACGAGCGCTGCCGACCCCGTGGTCACCGAGGTCACCGCGGGCTCCGGACTGTTCGTCCCCACGCTGTTCGACGCGTACCGCTCCTTCACGCCCCGGCCGGCCGCGTTCTTCGGGCTCGACGTCGTGCGCGTCCCCGGCCCCGGGTTCGCGACCGTCTTCGGCGGCGGGTACATCGCCTCCGGTCCGGCCACCACGTCTCGTCAGCCGAGGCCGGTGTGGCCGTCCGGGTTGGCGCTGACGGGCCGCGAGGGTGCCGGGGAGGTGCAGACGCCGCTGCGGCTGTCCGGTGGAGCGGACCTGCGCGTCGGGGACCGGGTCTGGTTCCGGCACGCCAAGTCGGGCGAGGTCATGGAGCGCTTCGAGCAGGTGCACCTGGTCCGCGGCACCACGATCGAGGCCACGTTCCCCACCTACCGCGGCGAGCACCAGACCTTCGGCTGACCTCGACCCAGCCGTGCGCCGCGCGGAACCCCGTAGCGTCCGAGCAGATGGAGGTCATGGCCTACCTCTGCTCGGACGTTGCGCATGGGGCTCCCGTAGCGTCCGAGCAGATGGAGGTCATGGCCTACCTCTGCTCGGACGTCCGGTGGTGGAGTGGGTGCCCGGTAGCCTTGACTGGTGACCCTGCGCCTCTTCGACACCGCGACCCGGACGGTGCGTGACTTCGTCCCGCTCGTACCGAACGAGGTGGGCATCTACCTGTGCGGTGCCACGGTGCAGGCACCCCCGCACATCGGGCACCTCCGCTCGGCGATCGCGTTCGACGTGCTGGTGCGCTGGCTGCGCCGCACGGGCCACCGCGTGACGCTGGTGCGCAACGTGACCGACATCGACGACAAGATCCTCGCCAAGGCCGCCGACGCGGGGGAGCCGTGGTGGGCCTGGGCGACCGCGAACGAGCGGGCGTTCAGCGCGGCCTACGACGCGCTCGGAGTGCTGCCGCCCAGCCACGAGCCGCGCGCGACGGGCCACGTGCCGTCGATGGTCGAGCTCATGGACCGGCTCGTCCAGACCGGCCACGCCTACACGACCGGCCTCGGCGACGTGTGGTTCGACGTCCGCAGCTACCCCGAGTACGGCGCCCTGACCAACCAGCGGGTGGACGACATGGTGCCCGCGCCGGACGGCACGGTGGACGACTCGATGAAGCGGGACCCCCGCGACTTCGCGCTCTGGAAGGCCGCCAAGCCGGGCGAGCCGGCGACCGCCTCCTGGGACACGCCCTACGGGCGGGGTCGGCCGGGCTGGCACCTCGAGTGCTCGGCGATGGCGCAGCGGTACCTCGGCGAGTCGTTCGACATCCACGGTGGCGGCCTGGACCTGCGGTTCCCGCACCACGAGAACGAGCAGGCGCAGTCGCGGGCGGCCGGCTACGGGTTCGCGCAGTACTGGCTGCACAACGGCTGGGTCACCCAGGGCGGCACCAAGATGAGCAAGTCGCTCGGCAACGGGCTGCTGGTCACCGCGGTGCTCGCCAAGGAGCGGCCGGCCGTGCTGCGGTACGCGATGACGGCGGTCCAGTACAGCTCGATGCTGGAGTGGACCGACGACACCCTGCGCGAGGCCGAGGCCACGTGGGACCGGCTGGCGGGCTTCGTCGAGCGCGCCGCGGAGAAGGTGGGCGTGGTCGACGACGCCGAGGTGGCGGCCGTCGAGCTGCCCGCCGACTTCGTGGCGGCGATGAACGACGACCTCAACGTGCCCGCCGCGCTCGCCGTGGTGCACGAGCACCTGCGCACCGGCAACTCCGCCCTCGCGGTCGGCAACCTCGGCGGGACCCGCAATGTCCTGGTCAAGCTCCGGGCGATGCTCGACGTCCTCGGGCTGGACCCGGGCGGGTCGCAGTGGCGCGCGCACGGGAGCGACGCCCGCTACGCCCGGGCGCTCGAGGCCGTCGTCGCCGCCGAGCTGGAGGCGCGCGCCCAGGCGCGGGCCGCCCGTGACTTCGCCACGTCCGACGCGATCCGCGACCGCCTGGCAGCCGCCGGCATCGTCGTCGAGGACTCACCTTCCGGAGCGCGCTGGTCGCTGGCCGCGCGCGCCGACACTTCTGAGGAGAACTGAACATGGCCGGAAACTCTGAGCGCCGCGGAGCCGTCCGCAAGGGCGCGTCCAAGAAGGTTGCCAGCGCGGGCACGGGTGGCAAGAACCGTCGGGCCCTCGAGGGCAGGGGGCCGACGCCCAAGGCGGAGGACCGCGAGTACCACCCCGCGCACAAGGCGAAGCTCGCTGCCGAGCGGCGCGCGGTCGCAGGCACCCGCGGCACGTCGGGACGCCAGTCGGCCGGCGCGAGCCGGAGCGCGGGCGGCGCCAAGGGCGGCCGCAAGAGCTCGACGCACGAGATCGTCTCCGGCCGGAACTCCGTGGTCGAGGCGATCCGCGCGGGCATCCCCGTGTCCACGGTCTACATCGCCTCGCGGCTGGAGGCCGACGACCGCACGCGCGAGATCATCAGCGCCGCGGGGAACTCGAACTACCCGCTGCTCGAGGTGAGCCGCGCGGAGCTCGACCGGCTGACCGACGGCTCCGTCCACCAGGGCGTGGCCATCCAGGTGCCGCCGTACGAGTACGCGGACGACGACGACCTGCTGGACGCGGCCGCGGAGTCCGACCGCCCGGCGCTCATCGTCGCGCTCGACGGCGTCACCGACCCGCGCAACCTCGGGGCCGTGCTCCGGTCGGCGGGCGCGTTCGGTGCGCACGGCGTGCTGGTGCCCGAGCGCCGCGCGGCCGGCGTGACCGCGTCGGCGTGGAAGGTCTCCGCGGGTGCCGCGGCGCGCGTGCCGGTGGCCCGCGTGACCAACCTGGTGCGGACCCTGCAGGGCCTCAAGGCGGCCGGCGTGTTCGTCGTCGGGCTGGACGGCGGCGGGGACGTCTCGATCACCGACCTGCCGTACGCCAACGACCCGCTGGTGCTCGTCGTCGGCTCCGAGGGCAAGGGGCTCTCGCGGCTGGTCCGCGAGCAGTGCGACGCGATCGCGTCGATCCCGATCGCCTCGGCCGTGGAGTCGCTGAACGCCGGAGTGGCCGCAGGCATCGCCCTGTTCGAGGTGGCCCGCCAGCGGTCGAGCTAGCCGATGAGCTGGTCGCCGTCGATCTCGTCGTCGGCACCGTCCCGGGCCCCCGGGCCGTCGTTCTCCGGGATCTCGCCGGCCTGCACGCCGAGGACCGCCCGCTCGTCCGGGCGGGACGGCAGGATGTTCTTCACGTAGCTCTTCACGGCCTGCTGCATGGGCACGTCGCGGCCCTCCTGCTCCGACAGGAACCAGCGGTGGTCCAGCAGCTCGTGGTAGATCTGCGCGGGCTCGAGCTTGCCGCGCAGCTCCCGCGGGACGGCGCGGACGGCCGGCTCGAAGATGTCGGTGAGCCAGTCGTGCGCGACGAACGACTCGTCCTCGCGCTGCCGGTCGGTGGCCGCCCGGTACTCGTCGAGGTCGTTGAGCAGCCGGCGCGCCTGGTTCTCCTGCACGTCGAGCCCCGTGAGCCGCATGAGGCGGCGGGAGTGGTGCCCGGCATCGACGACCATCGGCTGGATCCGCACGCTGGTCCCGTCGACGTCCGTGGTGATGTTGAGCTCGCCCACGTCGAAGCCGAGGTCGTTGAGGCGGTCGATGCGGGCCTGCACGCGCCAGCGGTCCCCGAACGTGAACGACTCGGACTCCGTCAGGGCGCGCCACAGCTCGCCGTACCGCTCGGCCAGGGCGTCCCCGATGGCCACGGCGTCGACGTCCTCCTCGAGGAACTCGCCTGCCTGCAGGTCCATGAGCTCGCCGATGATGTTCACGCGCGCAACCTCGAGGTCGTAGCCGCGCTGACCGTCGGACAGCTTGTCGTGCAGGTCGCCCGTCTCGGCGTCGACCAGGTACGCGGCGAACGTCTCGGCGTCCCGGCGGAACAGGGTGTTGGACAGCGACACGTCACCCCAGTAGAAGCCGACCAGGTGCAGACGGACCAGGAGCACCGCGAGGGCGTCGATGAGACGGGTGGCCGTGTCGGGGCGCAGCGACTGGTTGAACAGCGCCCGGTAGGGCAGCGAGAACTGCAGGTGCTGGGTGATCAGCACGGCCTCGAGCGGCTCGCCGTCGGGGGAGCGGCGCCCCGTGATGACCCCGACCGGCTCCACGCTCGGCACGTCGAGCCGGCGCAGCTGCCGCAGCAGCTCGTACTCGCGGTAGGCGACCGTCTCGCCGATCTCCTTGACCGCGATGACCCGCCCGGACATCTTGGCGAAGCGCACGATGTGGC
This window harbors:
- a CDS encoding D-arabinono-1,4-lactone oxidase — protein: MGQPLATRVWRNWARTATATPQRVCHPRDLHELSADVRRAVADGLRVRAVGSGHSFTPVATTDGVHIRVDALDVLERVVSQADGSTHVTVGAGIRLGALNALLAERGLAMRNLGDIDKQTLAGAISTGTHGTGARLGGLATQVVGAELVTATGDVVQTSATQEPELFELARLGLGTVGVLGTVTLEVVPAYRLEAREEPWLLGDVLEQLDGPDGLVEANDHFEFYWFPHTDRTLTKRNNRVADDVELPLPRVRGWLEDEVIANGAFALANSIATLAPSLTRSVNDIATRTISRRRYTAPSASVFVSSRRVRFREMEYALPRDQVAPVLREIVSWIESSGELLPFPLEVRFAAADDLWLSTAHGRDTAYIAVHQYVRLPYARYFDAVERIVAQVDGRPHWGKMHWLEAERLAELYPRFADAQRVRAQADPDGVFSNPYLDRLLGSPRDAG
- a CDS encoding TetR/AcrR family transcriptional regulator, whose translation is MNRLPVAERREQLIEAALAVASRDGIDAATVRAIAAEAGVSLGVVHYCFQDKDELLRAMAHAITTANLERSLGEALAEAQTAESVIERALDALWTGIRESRGPQLLSYELTTSSLRHPELNQVAIEQYRGQWAAAEHVLELVERSAQVSWSVPRGALARTVVAMIDGYSLAWLVDGDSEAALSGLQRIGRYLATVTVPAPVADTAATPA
- a CDS encoding MFS transporter, with translation MTATLSETARRARVAASSGFAAQGFVYATLLTNLNRFKDRYGVDDGQITLVVLGVCVMAALGTLVADRVARTESGSRAVLGVGLLVIAAAVVVASVAPGFGVLVAGFLVFGVGMGMVDAGTNMQAVAIQHEYGRSLLTGFYASWSVGGIIGAVLVAVTAGRVPDEPVAVATLTGALVAGAASVLVLASGWRGATVAVRADGVARPDEALAFPAADGSKPLVPWGAVVLLGLGVVAFYVADTAISTWSTIYLDDVMLASASFAPLGYAAYLTTTLGSRLAGDPLVRRWGRVVVLRGGALVGAAGLVLVVAAPGQWAALAGFAVAGAGLGVIAPLCFSAAGDVAPGHADAVVARLNVFNYVGAVLGGVLVGAIGSTSSLGLGFIVPIVLVVAVAVLAGRFGVARRVGTPATAGSGAGG
- a CDS encoding alanine racemase; protein product: MTRTLGERLDQATRGLAAPLAVLDADALDANAADLVRRAAGTPIRVASKSVRVRGVLERVLELPGFAGVMGYSVREALWLVGQGFDDVLVGYPSVDTGALDALAADPVAAAAVTLMVDDLSQVELAARAARGHGTTLRLCLDVDASLRLRLGPVTAHLGVRRSPVHSAVDAARLASAVADRPGVDVVGVMFYEAQVAGLPDSSPAVRAVKRLSIRDLAVRRAAVVTAVQDAVGHELSLINSGGSGSVGTSAADPVVTEVTAGSGLFVPTLFDAYRSFTPRPAAFFGLDVVRVPGPGFATVFGGGYIASGPATTSRQPRPVWPSGLALTGREGAGEVQTPLRLSGGADLRVGDRVWFRHAKSGEVMERFEQVHLVRGTTIEATFPTYRGEHQTFG
- the cysS gene encoding cysteine--tRNA ligase yields the protein MTLRLFDTATRTVRDFVPLVPNEVGIYLCGATVQAPPHIGHLRSAIAFDVLVRWLRRTGHRVTLVRNVTDIDDKILAKAADAGEPWWAWATANERAFSAAYDALGVLPPSHEPRATGHVPSMVELMDRLVQTGHAYTTGLGDVWFDVRSYPEYGALTNQRVDDMVPAPDGTVDDSMKRDPRDFALWKAAKPGEPATASWDTPYGRGRPGWHLECSAMAQRYLGESFDIHGGGLDLRFPHHENEQAQSRAAGYGFAQYWLHNGWVTQGGTKMSKSLGNGLLVTAVLAKERPAVLRYAMTAVQYSSMLEWTDDTLREAEATWDRLAGFVERAAEKVGVVDDAEVAAVELPADFVAAMNDDLNVPAALAVVHEHLRTGNSALAVGNLGGTRNVLVKLRAMLDVLGLDPGGSQWRAHGSDARYARALEAVVAAELEARAQARAARDFATSDAIRDRLAAAGIVVEDSPSGARWSLAARADTSEEN
- the rlmB gene encoding 23S rRNA (guanosine(2251)-2'-O)-methyltransferase RlmB: MAGNSERRGAVRKGASKKVASAGTGGKNRRALEGRGPTPKAEDREYHPAHKAKLAAERRAVAGTRGTSGRQSAGASRSAGGAKGGRKSSTHEIVSGRNSVVEAIRAGIPVSTVYIASRLEADDRTREIISAAGNSNYPLLEVSRAELDRLTDGSVHQGVAIQVPPYEYADDDDLLDAAAESDRPALIVALDGVTDPRNLGAVLRSAGAFGAHGVLVPERRAAGVTASAWKVSAGAAARVPVARVTNLVRTLQGLKAAGVFVVGLDGGGDVSITDLPYANDPLVLVVGSEGKGLSRLVREQCDAIASIPIASAVESLNAGVAAGIALFEVARQRSS
- a CDS encoding DUF4032 domain-containing protein — translated: MSPTSQRLRITAASPDPALLDLPWDVPLEEWPAETLAALPRGISRHIVRFAKMSGRVIAVKEIGETVAYREYELLRQLRRLDVPSVEPVGVITGRRSPDGEPLEAVLITQHLQFSLPYRALFNQSLRPDTATRLIDALAVLLVRLHLVGFYWGDVSLSNTLFRRDAETFAAYLVDAETGDLHDKLSDGQRGYDLEVARVNIIGELMDLQAGEFLEEDVDAVAIGDALAERYGELWRALTESESFTFGDRWRVQARIDRLNDLGFDVGELNITTDVDGTSVRIQPMVVDAGHHSRRLMRLTGLDVQENQARRLLNDLDEYRAATDRQREDESFVAHDWLTDIFEPAVRAVPRELRGKLEPAQIYHELLDHRWFLSEQEGRDVPMQQAVKSYVKNILPSRPDERAVLGVQAGEIPENDGPGARDGADDEIDGDQLIG